Sequence from the Nitrospirota bacterium genome:
GCCTACAGGATAAAATACAATACCTATAGGCCGCATGAGGCGCTGGGATATGATATCCCGGCTAATTATTATAAACTTGAAAATCTGGTGGGACTAACTTTAAACTCGAAATAGTTGTTCCGAAAAAGTCGAGCAGGACACAGCGCTCCTAACATATCTCCACATAATACACTCCTCTATGCTTCTAATATCAAGGCAAAATGCCCTGCGTATTCACCATGCCTGTCTTATAAATTCGTTTCGTGCATTACTAATGCCTGTTTAGTTGTTTGCCTTGCCCTCGCAATTGAGCCTTTCAGGGGTTTTTAAACTGGTGCGGCAGAAGCTCAGAAATGGAGAATTTTTTTATTCCCTTTTCAGATATAAGATATATTTCAATGTCCGGCGCAAATTCGGCAAGCATCTGCCTGCACGCTCCGCACGGAAAACAATAATCTTTATTTCCTGATACGATTGCCAGCGCCTTGAATTTTTTTTCGCCTTCCACAAGGGCATTGATAAGCGCAGCCCTTTCAGCGCAAAAGCTCAACATCAATGAGGGGTTTTCTATATTGCAGCCGTGGTAGATTTTACCATCGTTAGTTATCAGCGCAGCTCCAACTGTAAACTTTGAGTAAGGCGCAAAGGCCTTTTTTCTTGCTGCTTTTGCTTCGTTTACTAATTTATCAATGTCTGAAGGAAGCATTTTAGTTATTTTTCCAGCAGCTTCTTAACGTTCTCGCTCATTTTTATTGGTGAGGTTATTGTCTTAGGAAGAAATATAGTGGCGCCGGCATTTTTTGCCTGCTCAATAACATCAGGAGTGCTCCTTGCCGAAAAAACTATTACCGGAATATCTTTATGCTGCGGCATCTGCCTGATAAGGGCTGTGAGCTTAAAACCGTCCATGGGTTCCATGAAAAGGTCGAACACAGCAAGATCCAGATGCTCTGCCTGAAGTATCTTTATTGCCTCTACCCCGTTCCTTGCCTCAAGAACAGTGAAGCCATCAAGGATGAGTTTGCTCTTGTTCATCCTCCTCACAGCATCATTGTCATCAACTATCAAAATCCTCTTCTTTGAAGAAACGGATGTCTTTTTCTCCAATTCTGTCAGGAAATTTTTCAGTTCAACCTGCCGCTCAGCACTCATGTCAGCAAACTGAAGCCCCATGCCTATTCCTGCCTGGCAGTGCTCCACATGAGCCTTCAGGTCAACTTTATGGCTTCCTATTGAAACAGAGATATCAAGAGTGCTTCCAACCTGAAACATGCGGTCTGTATGAACATACACACCGCCTTCGCTGATATCCACTGTATTAAGCATTATGGAATTATTTATCAGGACATGCTGATTGAAGGGGATACGTTTCTGTTTTCTGTTTTCAGTGCCCATTAATAATATTTTATGCCTCTTTCACCAACCTTGCAACCATATTACCCACCTCGGTTGTTGAGTAGCCCATCTGCCCTGCTGCAAGGCTTTTAAGATGCTTCCCTGTTACTTTCATTACAGCTTTTTCTATTGTCTTGCCTGCTTTTTCTTCTCCGAGATGCTCAAGCATCATGCCTGCTGCGCATATTGCAGCCAGCGGATTGATAACATTCTTTCCTTTATATTTTGGCGCAGAGCCCCCTATCGGTTCAAACATTGAAACGCCCTTCGGATTTATGTTTCCGCCTGCAGCAATGCCCATTCCGCCCTGTATCATTGCGCCAAGGTCAGTGATAATGTCTCCGAACATGTTGTCAGTGACAATCACATCAAACCACTCAGGGTTTTTTACAAACCACATTGTTATTGCATCAACGTGCGCATAATCAACCTTTATGTCAGGATATTCTTTTGCAACTTCATAGAAAGTTCTCTCCCATAGGTCAAATGCGAATGTCAGCACATTTGTCTTTCCGCAAAGCGTGAGCTTCTTCATCTTGTTTCTTTTTTTGCAATATTCAAATGCATATCTTATGCACCGCTCAACACCTTTCCGGGTGTTTATGGACTCCTGCACAGCAACTTCATCCGCTGTGCCCTTTTTCAAAACGCCTCCTGCTCCTGCATATAATCCCTCTGTGTTTTCTCTGACAACAACGAAATCTATGTCTTCGGGTTTTTTATCTTTCAACGGACAATCCACCCCCGGATAAAGCTTAACAGGCCTTAAATTGACATACTGGTCAAGTTCAAACCTCAACCTGAGAAGGATGCCTTTTTCAAGAACGCCCGGCTTTACGTCAGGATGTCCTATTGCGCCGAGATAGATTGCATTGTGCTTTTTGAGTTCTGATACTGCATTTTCAGGCAAAACCTCTCCTGTCTTTAAATACCTTTCTCCCCCAAAATCATAATATGTGAGATTAAGCTTGAACCCGAATTTTTCTTCTGCCGCGTTCAGGACTTTAATCCCTTCTGCGATAACCTCCGGTCCCGTGCCGTCCCCGGGTATAACTGCAATGTTGTAAGATTTCATAACTGCTCTCCTTAGCTAACCTCCGGCTATTATACGAATTTGTATTGCAGAAAAACAATCACATCTCCCGCCCGCTGGAGGATGTGCCTGTGCTTTTTCTCTCGCTGTTCATTTTTATCCCCAGAAGATTCCCGTGGCGTCTTCATCTATTTCTTATAATATTTTGTCTATATTTTTTAGCGACCTTTGGGTATTGACAAACACAATCATTTTCTGTGATTCTATGAGTGAGCGGTAAGACCGTTGCAGGCTGTTCGGGGTGCTCCCTTCTATATGTTGGCATGAGCCTCGACATAAGAAGCCTGTAAGGCACGCTCAATTTTGTTTCATAGGTATTGCTCTTCAAAAGCTACCTTGTCCCTGAAAATATCAAACCATGTGGTATCTTTCTTCTCATATTTCCTGAATATTCCCCAGCTAAAAAGGTCGACCGCCTGTAACCCATGATATTGACGGGAGTTTTCGTGTTTGATATCAAGCGGAACTTTCCCCTTTTAACTGCCTGAAAACATATTGATTGAAGTCCCATACCTGCTTCTGTGTTTTGCTTTTATCGAGTACCAGGATCACCTGCTCCTGCGCTTTCTCAAAGGGAATTTTGTCAAGTACGAGACGCGAGATATAGTTGTAAACCCTTTCCTTGTCCTTTGCAAGTCTCTCATAAACTCGCTTCTTGTTGAGCGTCAAGGCATAGACAGCAAATTTCAGGTCCTTCACTTGAGTATAGAAATACTTCTTGATCGCAAAAACTGTCTTTGCACCCTTCAGTTCATCGGCAACCGATTTCTTTCGGTTAAGCTTCCTCGTCAACG
This genomic interval carries:
- the cdd gene encoding cytidine deaminase, which gives rise to MLPSDIDKLVNEAKAARKKAFAPYSKFTVGAALITNDGKIYHGCNIENPSLMLSFCAERAALINALVEGEKKFKALAIVSGNKDYCFPCGACRQMLAEFAPDIEIYLISEKGIKKFSISELLPHQFKNP
- a CDS encoding response regulator — encoded protein: MGTENRKQKRIPFNQHVLINNSIMLNTVDISEGGVYVHTDRMFQVGSTLDISVSIGSHKVDLKAHVEHCQAGIGMGLQFADMSAERQVELKNFLTELEKKTSVSSKKRILIVDDNDAVRRMNKSKLILDGFTVLEARNGVEAIKILQAEHLDLAVFDLFMEPMDGFKLTALIRQMPQHKDIPVIVFSARSTPDVIEQAKNAGATIFLPKTITSPIKMSENVKKLLEK
- a CDS encoding 3-isopropylmalate dehydrogenase; translated protein: MKSYNIAVIPGDGTGPEVIAEGIKVLNAAEEKFGFKLNLTYYDFGGERYLKTGEVLPENAVSELKKHNAIYLGAIGHPDVKPGVLEKGILLRLRFELDQYVNLRPVKLYPGVDCPLKDKKPEDIDFVVVRENTEGLYAGAGGVLKKGTADEVAVQESINTRKGVERCIRYAFEYCKKRNKMKKLTLCGKTNVLTFAFDLWERTFYEVAKEYPDIKVDYAHVDAITMWFVKNPEWFDVIVTDNMFGDIITDLGAMIQGGMGIAAGGNINPKGVSMFEPIGGSAPKYKGKNVINPLAAICAAGMMLEHLGEEKAGKTIEKAVMKVTGKHLKSLAAGQMGYSTTEVGNMVARLVKEA
- a CDS encoding DUF3800 domain-containing protein → MLYLYLDESGDLGFDFVNKKPSKFFTVTILAVKGPENNRLLVKAVKKTLTRKLNRKKSVADELKGAKTVFAIKKYFYTQVKDLKFAVYALTLNKKRVYERLAKDKERVYNYISRLVLDKIPFEKAQEQVILVLDKSKTQKQVWDFNQYVFRQLKGESSA